The following proteins are co-located in the Antricoccus suffuscus genome:
- the recN gene encoding DNA repair protein RecN — protein sequence MLEEVRIRNLGVIADATLQLDRGFTVVTGETGAGKTMVVAGLMLMFGERSDSSQVSHDAASADIEGRLRLAPDSHAVRRTTEAGGDVDEDGTLILSRSVSKNGRSRASAGGRSVPVGVLAELADSVIAVHGQSTQLRLAQPAQQRELLDRYAGAPVTQALADYRAAYDEWRRIEQERDDRLRNDDERRRTRQMLMFGLEQVDAAAPRPGEDERLEQELGRLANADSLRQSVQAAHTALVGADDDAGGDSISTLIGRAVRALDEGGVHDESLAELATRAKEISYLATDLASDVSGYAEGVSDDPERLAQAMARRVELRELVRNYGGADGVAGVLAWADDARAQLDAMDDSAESMARLEQQVTQAQASAQTAAAALSSRRREAAGSFQDAIGAQLAKLAMGSVRIGVRVSPREAAAGRPTLEADGRPAGASPDGIDTVHIELSSDGGTTYRPLAKGASGGELSRVMLAIEVVLAGTDPVPTMVFDEVDSGVGGESAIEIGRLLAVLGKDHQVIAVTHLPQVAAYADRHVVIEKSGAQGVTRSDIRHLDHAERIVELTRMLAGLTDSDSGRAHAAELLETAYQERDPSAATRPAAKSSAKKSTTKAAAPAKKSPTKAGRRTTTSKRARQVSDPK from the coding sequence GTGCTAGAGGAAGTCCGCATCCGCAACCTCGGCGTGATTGCCGACGCGACGCTGCAGCTCGATCGCGGGTTCACGGTCGTGACCGGCGAGACCGGGGCCGGCAAGACGATGGTCGTGGCCGGGCTGATGCTGATGTTCGGCGAGCGCTCGGACTCCTCTCAGGTCTCGCACGACGCGGCCAGCGCCGACATCGAGGGCCGGCTGCGCCTTGCGCCGGACAGTCACGCCGTACGCCGCACCACCGAGGCCGGCGGTGACGTCGACGAGGACGGCACGCTGATCCTCAGCCGCAGCGTCAGCAAGAACGGGCGGTCCCGGGCCAGCGCGGGCGGGCGTTCGGTGCCGGTCGGCGTCCTGGCCGAGCTCGCCGACTCCGTCATCGCGGTGCACGGCCAGTCGACCCAGCTGCGCCTGGCCCAGCCCGCGCAACAACGCGAGCTACTCGACCGGTACGCCGGGGCGCCGGTGACGCAGGCACTGGCCGACTACCGGGCGGCGTACGACGAGTGGCGCCGGATCGAGCAGGAGCGCGACGACCGGCTGCGCAATGACGACGAGCGGCGCCGGACCCGCCAGATGCTGATGTTCGGCCTCGAACAGGTCGACGCGGCGGCGCCGCGACCGGGCGAGGACGAACGCCTCGAGCAGGAGCTGGGCCGGCTCGCCAACGCCGACTCCCTGCGCCAGTCGGTGCAGGCGGCGCACACCGCGCTGGTCGGCGCGGACGACGACGCCGGTGGCGACAGCATCAGCACCCTCATCGGCCGCGCCGTCCGCGCGCTCGACGAAGGCGGCGTCCACGACGAGTCCCTCGCGGAGCTCGCCACGCGCGCTAAAGAGATCTCCTACCTCGCCACCGACCTGGCCAGCGACGTGTCGGGGTACGCCGAGGGCGTCAGCGACGACCCCGAACGCCTCGCGCAGGCGATGGCCCGGCGCGTCGAGCTGCGCGAGCTGGTGCGCAACTACGGCGGCGCGGACGGGGTGGCCGGCGTACTGGCGTGGGCCGACGATGCCCGCGCCCAGCTGGACGCGATGGACGACTCGGCCGAGAGCATGGCCCGGCTCGAACAACAGGTGACTCAGGCCCAGGCGTCCGCGCAGACCGCGGCCGCGGCGTTATCGAGCCGGCGGCGCGAGGCGGCCGGGTCGTTTCAGGACGCGATCGGCGCCCAGCTGGCGAAACTCGCGATGGGCTCGGTGCGGATCGGCGTACGGGTCAGTCCCCGAGAAGCGGCCGCGGGTCGTCCCACGCTCGAGGCCGACGGCCGGCCCGCCGGGGCCAGCCCGGACGGTATCGACACCGTGCACATCGAGCTCAGCAGCGACGGGGGTACGACGTACCGCCCGCTGGCCAAGGGTGCCTCCGGCGGCGAGCTGTCCCGGGTGATGCTCGCGATCGAGGTCGTGCTGGCCGGCACCGACCCGGTGCCGACGATGGTCTTCGACGAGGTCGACTCCGGCGTGGGCGGCGAGTCGGCGATCGAAATCGGCCGGCTGCTGGCCGTACTTGGCAAAGATCACCAGGTAATCGCGGTCACGCACTTGCCACAGGTCGCGGCGTACGCCGACCGGCACGTCGTGATCGAGAAGTCCGGTGCACAGGGCGTGACCAGGTCGGATATCCGCCACCTCGATCACGCCGAGCGCATCGTCGAGTTGACTCGGATGCTGGCCGGCCTCACCGACAGCGACTCCGGTCGCGCGCACGCGGCGGAGCTGCTCGAGACGGCGTATCAAGAGAGAGACCCGTCGGCGGCCACACGGCCGGCCGCCAAGTCTTCGGCCAAGAAAAGTACGACGAAGGCGGCAGCACCGGCCAAAAAGTCACCGACGAAGGCGGGGCGCCGTACGACGACCTCGAAGCGGGCGCGGCAGGTGAGCGACCCCAAATAG
- a CDS encoding NAD kinase, with amino-acid sequence MSERSDVRSTPDQSGEQRAVLLVTHAGREDIIDLARQVAERLHKAGIRVLAPYAERDLIDHDWVVGVPDLHGDPQRPDITEGTKPELVMVLGGDGTFLRAAEYARPAGSPILGVNLGHVGFLAETEPEALHEAVQDVLDRAYRVEERMTLDVDVFGPDGVVVSTWALNESSLEKTTRERILEVGVSVDGRPLTSFGCDGILCATPTGSTAYAFSAGGPIVWPSVEAILLVPNAAHALFARPLLTGPESSIRLDVAPRGHDAVLCADGRRTIPVPEGHSVVVRRGDKPVYVARVKDESFSDRLVARFQLPVHGFREQ; translated from the coding sequence ATGAGCGAGCGCAGCGACGTACGGTCGACACCTGACCAGTCGGGGGAGCAGCGCGCGGTACTTCTGGTCACGCACGCCGGCCGCGAGGACATCATCGATCTCGCCCGCCAGGTCGCCGAACGCCTGCACAAGGCCGGCATTCGGGTCCTCGCGCCGTACGCCGAACGCGACCTGATCGATCACGACTGGGTGGTCGGCGTACCAGACCTGCATGGCGATCCGCAGCGCCCTGATATCACCGAAGGCACCAAACCCGAGCTGGTGATGGTGCTCGGTGGGGACGGGACGTTTTTGCGCGCCGCGGAGTATGCCCGCCCGGCCGGTTCGCCGATCCTGGGCGTCAACCTCGGGCATGTCGGGTTCCTTGCCGAGACCGAACCCGAGGCGCTGCACGAGGCGGTCCAGGACGTGCTCGATCGCGCCTACCGCGTCGAGGAACGGATGACGCTCGACGTCGACGTGTTCGGTCCGGACGGCGTGGTCGTCTCCACCTGGGCGCTTAACGAGTCGTCGCTGGAGAAGACCACCCGCGAACGCATCCTTGAGGTCGGCGTCAGCGTCGACGGCCGTCCGCTGACCTCGTTTGGCTGTGATGGCATCTTGTGTGCGACCCCGACCGGCTCCACGGCCTACGCCTTCAGCGCCGGCGGACCGATCGTGTGGCCCAGCGTCGAGGCCATCCTCCTGGTACCCAATGCGGCGCACGCGCTGTTTGCCCGGCCGCTGCTCACCGGGCCGGAGTCGAGCATCCGGCTCGACGTCGCCCCGCGTGGCCACGATGCGGTGCTGTGCGCGGACGGCCGGCGCACGATCCCGGTGCCGGAGGGCCACAGCGTTGTCGTACGCCGCGGCGACAAGCCCGTCTACGTCGCCCGGGTCAAGGACGAGAGCTTCAGCGACCGGCTCGTTGCCCGCTTCCAGTTGCCCGTGCACGGGTTCCGGGAACAGTAG